One Nonomuraea angiospora DNA segment encodes these proteins:
- a CDS encoding class I SAM-dependent methyltransferase, with product MTSSTTRATGEPDRHHTEADPARLAPNDLALFLGQWLRSPLRIGAVAPSSRHLARAVSCPLPEQGEPVVVELGPGTGPFTAEIQRRLGGRGRHLAIELNPRLADLLRRRYPGAEVIQEDAKHLRRLLDERGIERADVVVSGLPWTLFPAADQRQLMDATTAILGPYSAFTAFTYLHAVPLSSARRFRDLLADRFEEVIPSRTVWRNWPPAFVLHARRPRS from the coding sequence ATGACCTCCAGCACCACTCGCGCCACCGGCGAACCAGACCGCCACCACACCGAGGCGGACCCGGCCCGGCTCGCGCCGAACGACCTCGCGTTGTTCCTGGGCCAGTGGCTGCGATCCCCGCTGCGGATCGGCGCCGTCGCGCCCAGCTCGCGGCACCTCGCGCGGGCGGTCTCCTGCCCGCTCCCGGAGCAGGGAGAGCCCGTCGTGGTCGAGCTGGGCCCGGGCACGGGGCCGTTCACCGCGGAGATCCAGCGCCGGCTCGGCGGTCGCGGGCGCCACCTGGCCATCGAGCTCAATCCGCGCCTGGCCGACCTGCTCCGGCGGCGCTATCCGGGCGCCGAGGTGATCCAGGAGGACGCCAAGCATCTGCGGCGGCTCCTGGACGAGCGCGGGATCGAGCGCGCCGACGTGGTGGTGAGCGGCCTGCCCTGGACTCTCTTCCCGGCCGCCGACCAGCGGCAGCTCATGGACGCGACGACCGCGATCCTGGGGCCGTACAGCGCCTTCACCGCCTTCACCTACCTCCACGCCGTCCCGCTGAGCTCCGCGCGCCGCTTCCGCGACCTCCTGGCGGACCGCTTCGAGGAGGTCATCCCCAGCCGCACGGTCTGGCGCAACTGGCCCCCGGCCTTCGTCCTCCACGCCCGCAGGCCCCGATCCTGA